In Piliocolobus tephrosceles isolate RC106 chromosome 10, ASM277652v3, whole genome shotgun sequence, a single window of DNA contains:
- the SNRNP35 gene encoding U11/U12 small nuclear ribonucleoprotein 35 kDa protein → MNDWMPIAKEYDPLKAGSIDGTDEDPHDRAVWRAMLARYVPNKGVIGDPLLTLFVARLNLQTKEDKLKEVFSRYGDIRRLRLVRDLVTGFSKGYAFIEYKEERAVIKAYRDADGLVIDQHEIFVDYELERTLKGWIPRRLGGGLGGKKESGQLRFGGRDRPFRKPINLPVVKNDLYREAKRERRERSRSRERHWDSRTRDRDHDRGREKRWQEREPTRLWPDNDWERERDFRDDRVKGREKKERGK, encoded by the coding sequence ATGAATGATTGGATGCCCATCGCCAAGGAGTATGATCCACTCAAAGCGGGCAGCATCGATGGCACCGATGAAGACCCACATGACCGTGCGGTCTGGAGGGCAATGCTGGCACGATATGTCCCCAACAAAGGTGTCATAGGAGATCCCCTCCTCACCCTGTTTGTGGCCAGACTAAACTTGCAGACCAAGGAGGACAAATTAAAGGAAGTCTTTTCCCGCTATGGTGACATCCGGCGGCTTCGGCTGGTCAGGGATTTGGTCACAGGCTTTTCAAAGGGCTACGCCTTCATCGAATACAAGGAGGAGCGTGCTGTGATCAAAGCTTACCGAGATGCTGACGGCCTGGTTATTGACCAGCATGAGATATTTGTGGACTATGAGCTGGAAAGGACTCTCAAAGGGTGGATCCCTCGGCGACTTGGAGGCGgtctggggggaaaaaaggaatctGGACAACTGAGATTTGGGGGACGGGACCGGCCTTTTCGAAAACCTATTAACTTGCCAGTTGTTAAAAACGACCTCTATAGAGAGGCAAAACGGGAAAGGCGGGAGCGATCTCGATCCCGAGAAAGACACTGGGACTCGAGGACAAGGGATCGAGACCATGACAGGGGCCGGGAGAAGAGATGGCAAGAAAGAGAGCCCACGAGGTTGTGGCCTGACAATgactgggagagagagagggacttCAGAGATGACAGGGTcaaagggagggagaagaaggaaagaggcaaGTAG